attataaataaagtttctttctcttattatttggtatttatagttttcctttttttcccCATTTGCACCCTATTTGGATTATTCATAATTCTTTTTAGCTTCATATTCTTATAACCATATTTAGCATTCCTTTCTTCATTGGTTTTTTCTTTGTGAGAGTTTCcagataattttataaaatcttGTCCAATGAATTTCTTCTTGACTTCTTTGGTCACAATATCTGATGGAGGTACAAAGACTCTAGTTTTCTGAGATATTCGTTTTAGCaggtaattttttatttcagtattgTCAATAGTATctgacattttaatattttgttcaaTTTTGACAGTCACTTCTTCATTTTGAATTGATTGTGGTTTCATTGGAGGACACATTTTTGCTAATTCTCTAATCTTTTCTGTGATTCCTTCTAGATGACCCTGTTTAACACCCAGGCAGGCGGTTTTTACACCAAAGTTGCTTAGAGAtaattcctttaaatttttaaggCAAATAACAGGCACTTCAGCTGTTATGCAGGCTTCTATTATGGGTTGAACAATAGATTTTGGATTAACTTCTGAATCAACCATTAATGCAGAGCAATCTTTGCTTTCAATAGCTCCAGAGCAATGTCTTAATCCAAATAGCAGACCATCTGGTTTTCTGCAATGtaaaacattgttaaataaaacctCGTATTTGGTTTGGTATGGCCTTTACTCAGAAAATTAATCCTTAGGTTATTCATATTTGGTATGGCCTTTAACATATAGTTTGACAGTCTACTTGAAAAAAAACAGTAAGAAACTCAAATCATTTGTTTAAGAAATTTGCACTGTTTATCATTGCaaatacagtgtaaactctATATAGCAACACTCACACTGAACTGGATGTTTTTTTGATGCTATAGCGAGTTTTCATTATATAGAGagaaattaatatgaaagtaaagcaactatagccaacaaatgtTGACGATATAGGGAGTGAACATTATATTGAGTGACGTGATAGGGTGTTTACacagtaattgttttttgtttattattaaggCAAAAAAGCTATCTATTACACACCCCAATGGTTTGTGTCATAAACACTAGCTGCAGCAATCAGTAAGTCGTAGTTAAGCATACTTTGGGGGTTGTGGTGTTTTGTCCCAGCGCCAAGTTGCCATCCTTAAACTAAGAGAGCTAGTCTGCTACTCTACAAGACTTTAGCTGCCTTTTAGTTTGAGGATGTCAGCTTAGGGAGTGTGTTACACAGTTGGCAGCAGTAACGGCTAAAGCCTTACTtgccaatttaatttaaactaagATTTAGCAGTACAGCTGTCATCATAAGTACCACCGGTGAATATGTTAACATTTAGAACCAGTACAAGTGGCTTGTGACTTCTTCAAAATATAATCAGCTAACTAAATTAAAAGGTTAACTAACCTCAAACCCAATTATtcgtttatattaataaaaggaAGTATTAtcaaaaaattgacaattttatttacttacttaattggTGGTGGCTTTGGCCTTTCTTCTTTAGGTATATTCTTTAGTACGTCCCATTTCAACTTCTTAAATTCCGGAATCTCCACTTTATAATTCTTTAAAGACATACTTAAATCTCTGGCGTTTTCTTCTGATACAACTGGCCTAAAAATCCGAATGATTCAGTTAACTGCTTTAATTCTCCGTAACAGAATAAAGAAAGAATTGATTTAGATTGAAATACATACCAATTTATAGAATCCGGACGGCATAACACATTTTTAatagtcttttttaatttcccttTGCTAAGACCTGTTGATTTCTTCTTTAAAGTAGCAGCTTCCATTCCGAATAGAAAAGTGATTTAACGAACTGATAAAAGCCCAACCAACCCAACTATAAAGGTTtacttacaaatattaataatttagaataattaaacttttattatgagtaatacaaaattacaaattaaacataaacattcTCACATGGGTATCGGATTTGTGATAGATTTGTGCTTgcaaatgtcaatgtcaagattATCAAGTTCCAATTCGAGATTATGTAGATAactagaaaaaaatacttattatttagcGTTTTGGTTTCCAGTATTcatgtaaaaaaagtaaaaatatttaagcaaataattttattcgtgtttagtttacttttaatgtatataaaccagattattttaaatattatgtttatcgcAATATAATCTTTCAGCAGAGTTCTTGTGTATAATTTGGACACCAATAATATGACATTTGACGTCAGTATTTTCTTAagcaaaacgcgtctttattttctgtgtattttcGTTTGGAAAACTTATATTTTAGCATCTAGCTGTTACGGGCCGAAGTTTCTTAAGTTGTGGCCACCTATCGGGTGAATTATTCATCTCGGGCTTGTAAAGTGAAAAAAGTTCACCTGATAAGTAGGTATGAGCTCAACTATGCTATAAACTCATATCTAAATTAATTTCTTTAAGTCCTcactttaaaatgtttttgaaaatgAGCCTGTACTCGGGACTTAGTGCATGAATGGCgcagtaggtatttataatttctACTATGCATTTGTCCTTACTAATATAACTAATACTTACTATAAAATTGCGAAAGTAgctctgtttgtctgttaccttttcacgcttaaaccgctgaaccgatttagatgcaATTAGGTAGGGTACAGGCCGTGTCATTcgcgaagacgcgtgccttgacttgtcatattattaaaggttaggttAGACAAATcagtgcgtcatcgtggatgacatgaattGTAAAGGACGTAGGGTACCTAGTTTTTATCAatgatcatcatcattccacgcagatgaTGTCGCGGGCAGAAGTTAGTTTAACCATGAGTACACTCGAGttcttaaatatgtatacaattcttcaccttaataatatttatgaactcgactgtatgAGCAAGATATACAGATAGTAATGTCAAACCAAGATCTGATTTAAAAAAGTCGAATAGGTATCGCAGTATACGTTTACTGTGAAAGAAATGTAATAAAGGTGATTATATTTCTTCAATTAATATAGTGATAAGATTACATACAATTCTTATTAGGTGTAGGTACCTAAACCTataaagctatttttttttttttttagcatagttaatactttataatctttatacctacttatacaagtCTTTTAAAACTAGAGAACCTACAGATTCTTTATTCCAATTTCATACTACGCAGCTCGCCTCCAATAAACCTGTATGTATACTCACATTATGACACGAGTTCCAAGGACGAGTACCACACTATAATTTATAGCTACAGCAATAGTCTGAAGGGAACCACTCCGTGAGGACAGGGTAATATGCGAATGTTTCTATACTTTATATATGAAGCCGCAGTAATAACcgcctgtaattaatcctactattttaccaactacgtaaaatagtaggattaattacaggacataacacacttaacaaacacctacacaatatgggtaaaacagacagccccatgtgcagagcatgcatggaagaagaagaaacaacaaaacatattctcctagactgcaaacaggtagaagtatacaggaacaaatacctagggaatccgtgcacactaggagaggcaattagcaatctgaaaactttgctaggcttcgtggaggagctgctGGGGTGGTTGGAGTAGcactacctcgtttcacgcaaaataggcacaatggttgtcgatttgcggaaaatgcccagaagcactaactaactaactaactaaccgCCTGTAAGTATAGGTAAGTTCATACAGTCAGTtgcagtgatttttttttgtgttccaCTTCCATCGTATCGTCAAGAACTACTATTTTGATGAAGTGTCAAACAATTCGTTCTCGTGCCCCAAAATAACGATGTTTAtacctacgaaaaaaatactttataatttaattattagttCACCTGTTCTTCGCCAAACGTCCGTAAAATGCAGGTAACGCCTCCACCATCGGTCGCTCAGCAGGCAGGTAAGTAAGTACTCCATGCAAAGATGTCCTAAAAATATCCTTCACATTGTCTCAAGTTTATGAGTTTCCGACAGACGCATTAGAAACGAGGGTTCCACAAACAATAGCTCCGCTAAGAAACTTACTAGGAAGTGGGCTGCAAAAAAGGATGCATTTTTTGTCGGGTCTGCAAATCTCATTGTTCGGAGCGGGGGTTGCAGCATAGGGTGCGGTAATGAAACTTTTACCTGCTTATAGACTAGTCGCATTGCTGGCCTAGAGCGGGAAACATGTCGATCCCCAAGGCCGATAAGTGGATGAAAGTTGAGTGGAACAGTGGTGGGCAGAGTGTGGTGAACGCGAGGTATTTGCTGAAGAGCCTGCCTAATGGTGAGGAGCTGAAGATTGGGACGGTGGTGACCATCGGGAAGCAGGAGAATGGAACTCCGTTGACGGCAACTGTTCTGGCGAGTGCACGTGAGTATATAACTGTTTATAAATGTGGATTAGataattgtattgttttagCAGTGTGATCAGTTCAGTGTGTCGCTGTTTAGATAGGCACTACGCAACGGCTATCGAAGATCTAGCAAGCTCAAATAAATCTTAATAGATTATTTGactaaataagaatatttttcgACGTACTAACACTACTAACCTTGTCTACTATATCAAGTATACTAACCATCCAACCAAAGCTTAACGCCCATCGAACTAGAATCAAGCCCCagttcaatattatttattttgcgatTTTTTAACATAACTGTATATAAGTCTGAATATGTACAAATATGAATATGTATGGAATTTAtacaaagtttaaattaaaattattccaCGCGCAAATACCACGTGATTGTAGTGATTGTATCTGAAATAGAATTTGCGCGCTAACCGATCAAAGGAAGACCGCGCAGCAAATGCATGACAAAGCGTAGTCATAGAATAGACGGCTTTCCATCCGTATTGTGTTACGAATAATAGAAAGCAGGATTTACAACGGTGGGCCGCGGCCGGGGGTGCCGAAACCGTTagaaataagtacctatgtcGGTACTGCGTTAGAAAAAGAAAACTTGTTCAAAATAGTTTTGATTAGAAATTAATGATTCTAAATAGAAAAGTTTTAGCCGGTAGTATATTCTGTTATATTTTCCTAGTAATCAATGTAATCAAAAATAGAGTAAAATACTCGTTTAAAATCAttgatatttggtgaaaaaGCATTAAAATCTCTTTTAACAAACAAGCAGTAAGTAAGCAGGCGCCGTTTATAACTCAAGATGTATCACGTGCGCGTTGCCGCGTCGTTATATCAGGCTCATGTTACAAATGAATAATAATGAGATTAATGAGTCTAAAAGTTCTATGTCTGAATTTTAGACAAACTATTATTATGAGTAGACATAGACGTAGAGTTTGATTTAGGAAGTCATTTAAAAGATCCTACTTGCCTATTTTTGCCGTCATGATTCTCTAAATTCAAcgaaagtaagtaaattattagTTAAAGATATCTTACttttttacatacataaatgTATGAACATAACCCATTTAAAATAATGGTAATGGCGGTCGAAGtgctaaaaaaatgaaaaatatctaaacacgcactctaacgccttgacgataaagacgtgttcagatatttgggAGCACCTTGGtagctccgatgtatctgatggcgactgtaccacaccgtttagaaaacaaaattaaatatcaaaaagagtcaaaccaagataagttggcagcgattttgatagcccagacggtgcacgggttattttaaacgtcaaaattctacgaaattatgacgtttacttgatacttgcaccgtctgggcaatcaaaatcgctgccagcaTATATTGGTCTGTAACTACGTACTATAATTATGACCTAATTATATTAGTATTGGTTAGCACAAAGAGAATGCttactaataaaattttacGATGCCGAATGGttccatattataaaacaaaaacataattcCTTTCCATAGTTTTTAGGTATTTTCTGATACCTGCTCAAAGGGCCGAAGCTTGAATGGGCCCAACTCCACAATTGCACCTTTTTGGGGATATTCCTTACCTACGGGTCTATAATTATCTATGACCATTTtcatttacaaaacaaattattcGTTTCTGGGTATCTTTCGTGGTATGTCTAATAATAGGAGTGTTAAAgtaaaaactttactttttaCAAAGCCTTAGATCGTGATTCGTGTGCTAACAAAGAAAAGATAAAGCCCTATCACAAGTACTTAGGTGAAAAAATCCTATATCTAGACAAATCTCAAGAAAATTGCCGTGCAAGTCAGAAAGtcaagtttttaaaatattaataattcctataagataataataaaaaaatattttagtaatatgTATTTAGTTATCCAAATATGTGTATACCTATCATGCGATCACTCGTCTTATTCAaacttttacaaataataaaaagaggGTAGTAGGTGTAGGTACTTTTTCTTGCGCAAAAAATCAGTTGATCGGTTAGATGTGTTAACATCAAACAGATGACGTAAGTTAAGTCGCGGTTATGAACTGTCAGTTTTGATTTATTGACTAGATTACTATCCTCCAAATTAGGTGAACGAGAGCTTCTGGAGAAGCCTCCGGCAGAGGAAGTACAAGAGAACGCCGGCACGAGCGCCCAGAACGAGCAGGAGCAGGGCGATTATTCCCCAAGTGCGTCTGATTGGGAACCTACGGGCGAGTCCAGCTCTGAGGAATCCGAGGAAGAGGTAAGTTGGATTGAACAGTGACAGACTTGTAAATTTATCacgcgtcgaatgatgatcTCTAATTATAGTTCCTCTAAGTCGTTTTTAGATGggcctaatttaaaaaatagttgaagaaaaatgtttttaccgcatttttattacttaaacgtttctaaataaattcaagtgctaaacttccaaaaaatgtctacaaacattttacatgacagCTGCatcatatacctatataaaaaaaatacacattaactaggtataaaaaaatcggccaagtgcgagtcggactcgcgcaccgagggttccatacaaacctttaggtatataagtaaaagttcacccatcacgacaatcgagccatatcaattatataaaaatgttttaattatatgatgtaacaataaaattacggttttcgcaatttttcctttatctgtgctataagacgttgcttcgtaccaaatttcaagattctgagttcacgggaagtaccctgtaggttttgattcccttgcgagtgtcgaaaatttgcggcataaacggctgtaagttatcttttgattgcgttggcttagaagttaaattttttcacagctctaagAGACAGTaaacctgagtatttgatataaattcccgcttgatagattttttttcgaCTACGTTTATGACTTCGCCGTCTATTTGCAATCTACGaattgtaggtatagcaatatAGTGTATTCTACCGTAACaggtaagtaattaattactgAGCCGATCTTGATAAATGAGGTGTCAATGGATTTGTCTTTATAGCCCGGGTGACAAATGCTAAATTTTAAATTGACTCCCAAAATGAGGCAATTAAGGCATAATTTCTCAAACGATTAACTTGTTAAACTAAACTAATAGTTTAAATACGTAGGTAGGGTCCAAATATCGCATACAAAACTCTCCATTTGCGAAAAAAGAGATAAAATTCTAATCTTGTTCAACTTTCAGGTGGAAGAGAACAAGAAAATCAAATTAGAGCGTCCAGCTCGTCAATATTCCAACAAGAGTGGTAGAAAAGTCCTCACGCCAACCCACAGGCCCAAAGCTGTCATCCCCAACGGCATGCAGCAGCTCGCCCTTCAGAACTCCATGCGGAATCGCAAATCACACGACATGAGATACTATGGCAACACAGctccaaataaaaaatacttgccgTTTGATGCTAAAGAATCTGTGCCCGAACTCATAACTAGCATGAAATCTATGTTTCAAGAACTATTTACGATATTAAGCAAGATGAAACCTGATTTCAACTTAAACGATATTACCGATTTTCAACAGAGTGCTATCGAAGTTGAAGTACCAGAAATTAGTCACGATAATTCAGAATATATAAAGAACGAGATGAATTATACAAATGACACACAGGAGGATGAGAGGATGGACAGCGAATATTCCGATAGGTCGGATGATAACGTGTTGATCACTAATAGATATGAAACCGTCGATAAAAAGAACGCGAAACCTGCGAAGAACGAATGGGTAAGCTATATCATATTTCTCTTTTGAAAGGCCGTTATTTATACTATTATGAACATAATTTTACGGTAAAGTTGCAAAGGAAAGTGATAGTCGCGCCGTCGCATTAACTAAtaatcctttttagggttccgtagccaaatggcaaaaaacggaacccttatagattcgtcatgtccgtctgtctgtccgttttttttttttgactacGGGCAGGAAGGTACTAAATAAGAAAGGATGACAGAGTAATTCCTTcgtgtatagatcgtgtcattcacgaagacgcgagccttgactcgtactgtcatgtaattaaaggttagatttgacaaatctgcgcgtcatcgtggatgacacgaactataaacaGTTGCTTTTGGGTGTGTTTGTGtttctgcaaataaaataaaatcataatatttattattgatacttatattaattatttcctGATTTTAGGTGCCAATTGGAAGTGGAACAACGCTGATACACAAAGATAAATACAGAAAAGTTAATTGGAAGTCTTATACTGTCGCGACCCGGACACTATTGTTGGCAGCATTCTCGCGAAGGTATTTCAAATGATTTTAAACTCTATGATTGTTAATATCACCTTGCTACTTGGGACACTTCAATTTAATAGAAGTTTGCTAGTTACTCGTACCTATATCCAAAATTATACACCTAAGGCTGATCATAGGTTCCATTACCTACGTACCTACAtattacatatctaaatatatttcaatataataagtcccgaaaaataaaatatgcacCCCTTACCGCGCCGGAACTTCACTGATGCTCAATCTTCAGTAATTTTCGTCAGTTTtccggtatttccggaccgatacggcCTTCCAAACTTCAAGAAAAAGAGccatcttaaattccggcaacgcacttacagcccctctggtattgcgggtgtccatgagtgacggtaatcgcttaccatcggACGATTCGCCTGCtagtttgcctcctatatcataaagaaCGCATTTAAACAATCAACGTTTATTTTCAGGACGCTGGCAACACATTCTCTGACGGGGAAGAAATCACCGGCGTTCACGAACAAGCCGGCGAAAATGTGCCTCGACCCGAAAATAGTTTCCGACATCGTGATAGAAATTACAGATAAATTTAAAGTCAAGGATAATTTAGTCAGGTTAgtaaacaatttatatttcCATCAAACTAGGTACGTTcaagatttttagggttccgtagccaaatggcaaaaaacggaacccttatagattcgtcatgtccgtctgtctgtccgattctgtcacagccacttttttttgaGAGAAATCCAAGAATTGGAAATAGGTATACCTTAGTACCCATTTCAAATTCTTTCTAATTCTAATTTTACCTTGGCCAAATATAGCTACTATTTtttgtacagtacatatggtgctactttaccgccccaGTGTGATAACTAGCACTACACGGGCGTaagtcgaaaatttaaagggccatatgaactgtaaaacgttgtacaatacacgtgagaaaaggtaattcgcaactcgtgtcgatttaaaacactcccttcggtcgtgttttaatttatcgcaacATGTttcttttcgcacttgtatcgtaatgtacataTTACATGTTTTTTACCTAAATAGAACCCAATCACGAcgatatatacctacctatacataCTATATTTAGCTGAGAGTGACTACAGCTGAATTAAGCTTAATTTCACAACATCTGATCTGGGGATGTTGAAGGGCCTTGCTAGATTTAACAAGGTTTAGTTACATAGCataactaactatttctgtttagcccaatggttgactggtagagaatgcctcaaggcgttaagtccgccatttgtatttgtactctttttgtaaatttgtgcaataaagtttaaacaaacaaacaaacatagcggactattgaggttacatacAATTCAGCCggccgatcaaataccgcaatgtaatgaaactcgcatgcaagttctcgcaccgtctaaataaGCCTTTACCCATATCGAATATTATTTTGCCCCGTTAGTGCTACGAGATGTGATTGTAAGATTCTATAATTTGACCTACTTCTAATAATCTGTTAGAATTCAAAATTGGCACGAGTGCAATGGATTTGTATTCATAGATTGTTATTTCTATTTCAGGAGCATT
This Cydia pomonella isolate Wapato2018A chromosome 16, ilCydPomo1, whole genome shotgun sequence DNA region includes the following protein-coding sequences:
- the LOC133526693 gene encoding uncharacterized protein LOC133526693 — translated: MEAATLKKKSTGLSKGKLKKTIKNVLCRPDSINWPVVSEENARDLSMSLKNYKVEIPEFKKLKWDVLKNIPKEERPKPPPIKKPDGLLFGLRHCSGAIESKDCSALMVDSEVNPKSIVQPIIEACITAEVPVICLKNLKELSLSNFGVKTACLGVKQGHLEGITEKIRELAKMCPPMKPQSIQNEEVTVKIEQNIKMSDTIDNTEIKNYLLKRISQKTRVFVPPSDIVTKEVKKKFIGQDFIKLSGNSHKEKTNEERNAKYGYKNMKLKRIMNNPNRVQMGKKRKTINTK
- the LOC133526691 gene encoding uncharacterized protein LOC133526691, producing MSIPKADKWMKVEWNSGGQSVVNARYLLKSLPNGEELKIGTVVTIGKQENGTPLTATVLASARERELLEKPPAEEVQENAGTSAQNEQEQGDYSPSASDWEPTGESSSEESEEEVEENKKIKLERPARQYSNKSGRKVLTPTHRPKAVIPNGMQQLALQNSMRNRKSHDMRYYGNTAPNKKYLPFDAKESVPELITSMKSMFQELFTILSKMKPDFNLNDITDFQQSAIEVEVPEISHDNSEYIKNEMNYTNDTQEDERMDSEYSDRSDDNVLITNRYETVDKKNAKPAKNEWVPIGSGTTLIHKDKYRKVNWKSYTVATRTLLLAAFSRRTLATHSLTGKKSPAFTNKPAKMCLDPKIVSDIVIEITDKFKVKDNLVRSIITTKCADECKMYKMQKNKHNASDKKKSKNQENIPPAANNTAN